The Asticcacaulis excentricus genome has a segment encoding these proteins:
- a CDS encoding glycoside hydrolase 5 family protein: MPASLSRRSALLASLSLGALTMVSHASAATPTGDFVTVQGPHFKLKGETYRFVGANIWYGAYLGADAAFGDRKRLQKELDDLKALGVTNLRVLASSELSPLKNSLDPAFRTRENGKYNEDLLVGLDYLLVEMHKRGMKAVLYLTNFWEWSGGMMAYLDYTTGHYINNGDPAHPWPEFADVGSRFYANEKAVAMYHDYVQFLLKRTNSLTKKPYRDDATIMAWQLSNEPRPGGGPEIAAQHMPAYLAWISSTAKLIRSLAPHHLVSLGHEGLMGVVGNETFLIDAHKEIDYLTAHIWPQNWSWVDGKDLPGTFDAGAAKVQKYIDDHIRIATAMNKPLVFEEFGFPRDEVKYEPGTPTVWKDKFYGMIYKAVEDAVKTGGPVSGSNFWAWGGAGRALHKDYWMLRGETAYVGDPPHEPQGWYSVFNTDTSTQGLIRQHAERIKKLKVS, translated from the coding sequence TCTCGGTGCCCTGACCATGGTCAGCCATGCCTCGGCCGCCACCCCGACCGGTGATTTCGTCACCGTTCAGGGCCCGCATTTCAAACTCAAAGGCGAAACCTATCGCTTCGTCGGGGCCAATATCTGGTACGGTGCCTATCTGGGGGCTGATGCCGCCTTTGGTGATCGCAAGCGTCTTCAGAAGGAACTGGACGATCTCAAGGCGCTGGGGGTCACCAATCTGCGCGTTCTGGCCTCGTCTGAGCTGTCGCCGCTGAAAAACTCGCTCGATCCGGCCTTCCGCACGCGCGAAAACGGCAAATACAACGAAGACCTGCTGGTTGGTCTGGATTACCTGCTGGTCGAAATGCACAAGCGCGGCATGAAGGCCGTACTGTACCTGACCAACTTCTGGGAATGGTCGGGCGGCATGATGGCCTATCTCGACTACACGACGGGCCACTATATCAATAATGGCGATCCCGCCCACCCGTGGCCGGAATTTGCCGATGTCGGCTCGCGCTTCTATGCCAATGAAAAGGCCGTGGCCATGTACCACGACTATGTGCAGTTCCTGCTCAAGCGCACCAATTCGCTGACGAAAAAGCCGTATCGCGACGACGCCACCATTATGGCCTGGCAGCTCAGCAACGAGCCGCGCCCCGGTGGCGGGCCTGAGATCGCCGCGCAACACATGCCGGCCTATCTGGCGTGGATTTCATCGACGGCCAAACTGATCCGTTCGCTGGCGCCGCATCATCTGGTGTCGCTGGGTCATGAAGGTCTGATGGGCGTCGTCGGCAATGAAACATTCCTGATCGATGCGCATAAGGAGATCGACTACCTGACGGCGCACATCTGGCCGCAGAACTGGAGCTGGGTCGATGGCAAGGACCTGCCCGGCACCTTCGATGCCGGCGCGGCCAAGGTACAAAAATATATCGACGACCATATCCGCATCGCAACGGCGATGAACAAGCCGCTGGTCTTCGAAGAATTCGGTTTCCCCAGAGATGAAGTGAAGTATGAGCCGGGCACGCCAACCGTCTGGAAAGACAAGTTTTATGGCATGATCTATAAGGCGGTCGAAGACGCGGTGAAAACCGGCGGTCCGGTGTCGGGGTCGAACTTCTGGGCCTGGGGCGGTGCGGGCCGTGCCCTGCATAAGGATTACTGGATGCTGCGGGGTGAAACCGCCTATGTCGGCGATCCGCCGCACGAGCCGCAGGGCTGGTACAGCGTCTTCAATACCGACACTTCGACGCAAGGCCTGATCCGTCAGCACGCCGAGCGGATCAAAAAGCTCAAAGTCTCCTAA
- a CDS encoding sulfurtransferase TusA family protein: MTPTEPPALLIDARGHRCPVPTLRLRKALSEHPDAVITLLADDPMAQIDVPHFCQQNGFRLIASVAEDAHRRFVVSG, encoded by the coding sequence GTGACCCCGACCGAGCCGCCTGCCCTGCTGATCGACGCCCGTGGCCATCGCTGCCCGGTACCGACCCTGCGTCTCCGCAAGGCCCTGTCCGAGCATCCTGACGCCGTCATCACGCTCCTGGCCGATGATCCGATGGCCCAGATCGACGTGCCGCACTTCTGCCAGCAGAACGGATTTCGCCTGATCGCCTCCGTCGCCGAAGACGCCCACAGGCGCTTTGTCGTCAGCGGCTAA
- a CDS encoding diguanylate cyclase domain-containing protein: MNIQARVLLLAKDQQWPERLGAELDRLGWRTITAYRPDAALACIGDLQIEAVLVDAAHPECSAKLVTQLREACAPRRLPIVQVTSNGQYDIPEGWDMVYDRDAHPQQILLGLEHMVRANVAEEEYELRRDTLNALGLDIPSRDDDKPLAILSVGPADPDFLALSHTLRARGVDLYAAFTSYSAFDYLHDKTFDAVVLWGRESVAEALSIASGMRRNTRLYHTPVFLRLQKSVELDLGDAFLRGVNDVSGPGATEAEIADRVLRLARAYRRQSNTRQALEAVNHSPYMDKGTGLFTRDLFAAHLARLAKASSQRNRPLSVCVLKISENPEIAQARMRKSLERAMPQIGSMISRLVRAEDTAGRLSEEVFALALPATPEAAARLVGERIGAVISCTAFESGNGRSPFVVEFDVGVAELIDGEPVAEALTRAAQQIRPSSGDMDQAI, translated from the coding sequence TTGAATATTCAGGCGCGCGTCTTGCTGCTGGCGAAGGATCAGCAATGGCCTGAGCGGCTGGGGGCTGAGCTTGACCGGCTGGGCTGGCGCACCATTACGGCCTATCGCCCCGACGCGGCACTGGCCTGTATCGGGGATCTTCAGATCGAGGCGGTTCTGGTCGATGCGGCCCATCCGGAGTGTTCGGCAAAGCTGGTGACCCAGTTGCGCGAGGCGTGCGCGCCGCGCCGCCTGCCCATTGTGCAGGTTACGAGTAATGGCCAGTACGACATCCCCGAAGGCTGGGACATGGTCTATGACCGCGACGCCCACCCGCAGCAAATCCTCCTTGGCCTTGAGCACATGGTGCGCGCCAATGTCGCAGAAGAAGAATACGAACTGCGGCGCGACACCCTGAACGCGCTGGGGCTGGACATACCGTCGCGCGACGATGACAAGCCGCTGGCCATACTTTCGGTAGGGCCGGCCGACCCGGATTTTCTGGCCCTTAGCCATACCCTGCGCGCGCGGGGTGTGGACCTCTATGCCGCCTTCACCAGCTACTCAGCCTTTGATTATCTTCATGATAAGACGTTCGACGCCGTCGTCCTGTGGGGACGTGAGTCCGTCGCGGAGGCCCTGTCGATTGCATCGGGTATGCGGCGTAATACCCGGCTCTACCACACGCCGGTCTTCCTGCGTTTGCAGAAATCCGTCGAGCTCGATCTGGGTGATGCCTTCCTGCGTGGCGTCAACGATGTCTCCGGGCCGGGGGCCACCGAGGCCGAAATCGCCGACCGGGTGCTGCGTCTGGCCCGCGCCTATCGGCGCCAGAGTAATACGCGGCAGGCGCTGGAGGCCGTCAACCACAGCCCGTATATGGACAAGGGTACGGGGCTGTTTACCCGCGACCTGTTTGCCGCCCATCTGGCGCGTCTGGCCAAGGCGTCCAGCCAACGCAACCGCCCTTTGAGCGTCTGCGTGCTTAAAATTTCCGAAAATCCAGAAATTGCACAGGCCCGGATGCGCAAATCGCTTGAGCGTGCCATGCCTCAGATCGGGTCGATGATCTCGCGGCTGGTGCGCGCCGAAGACACGGCGGGCCGTTTGTCGGAAGAGGTGTTTGCCCTCGCCCTGCCCGCCACGCCCGAAGCCGCCGCTCGCCTCGTCGGGGAGCGGATCGGAGCCGTCATAAGCTGCACGGCGTTTGAATCAGGTAACGGCCGCTCGCCCTTTGTGGTCGAATTTGATGTCGGCGTGGCGGAACTGATCGACGGCGAACCCGTGGCCGAAGCCCTGACGCGCGCCGCCCAACAGATTCGCCCGTCTTCCGGGGATATGGATCAGGCGATTTAG
- the mfd gene encoding transcription-repair coupling factor — MSDISRITAAATRLSLTGCPPGYDSLVASDLTRAEGLALFVARDHGRMNAIAEELAFYAPELDVIRFPAWDCLPYDRVSPTTALIAQRMSGLTRLQALNGKPAKPVLILTTSAALSQKVPPRDAMGGSLLSLKPGQSIETRELEAYFSRNGYNRVSTVSERGEFAVRGGIIDVFSPSQDEPVRLDFFGDQLESIRTFDPETQRSLKQIAAIDFMAVSEILLDEQSISRFRQGYLENFGAPGDDPIYAAVSSGIRRQGVETLLPLFYERLDSVFDYLPPQTLILLDGLAEQAFGEWRDSVLDAYESRKGSGDARVMAKGAVKLDSGYRALPPGRLYLDDSEWQSGLQKGRVRQFETFQRDEASAIDLGARPGRSFAPERHQDSVNLFTAVADHAKTLSKAGKRVLFASWTEGSSDRLGAMLSDHGLDKTRLAKDYADALSFGVAGTKAKPIQRAVLPLDQGFETETLAVISETDILGDRLARPRKRRRANNFLAEASSLSQGDLVVHIEHGIGRYEGLKTLSVNDAPHACLELQYAAEAKLYLPVENIDLLTRYGADSDTAQLDRLGSASWQARKAKAKEKLREMADGLIQLAAARALKVGQQIDPPSGLYDEFCAQFPYEETEDQLNAIHDVLDDLSKGHPMDRLICGDVGFGKTEVALRAAFVVAMSGQQVAIICPTTLLARQHFKTFSQRFQGWPIRVRHLSRMVTRKEADETRDGLKNGEVEVVIGTHALLSEQVGFKDLGLVIVDEEQHFGVKHKEKLKAFRADVHMLTLSATPIPRTLQMALSGIREMSIIATPPVDRLAVRTYVLPFDAVSIREALLREKYRGGQAYYVVPRLKDLPDLERFLREQVPEVKFIVGHGQMTPTQLEEVMTAFYDGQYDVLLATTIVESGLDVPTANTLIVHRADMFGLAQLYQIRGRVGRSKTRAFAYLTTQPHQILSEASEKRLKVLQSLDNLGAGFQLASHDLDIRGGGNLLGNEQSGHIREIGVELYQQMLEDAVNELRSRADEPATDHRGWSPQINAGAAVMIPEDYIPDLNIRLSLYRRVSEAEKREDREALAAELIDRFGPIPEEAEQLLKVVGIKGLCREANVAKIDVGPKGAVISFRNDQFSNPVGLIGLIQAHPQDCKLRPDQKLLVRGEWPEAAGRLAAAEKIMTRLAAIAAS; from the coding sequence ATGTCCGATATTTCCCGCATTACTGCCGCCGCCACCCGCCTGTCCCTGACCGGGTGTCCGCCGGGTTACGACAGTCTGGTGGCGTCGGACCTGACGCGCGCCGAAGGATTAGCGTTGTTCGTGGCGCGTGATCATGGTCGCATGAACGCCATCGCCGAAGAACTGGCCTTCTATGCGCCGGAACTGGATGTGATTCGCTTTCCAGCCTGGGACTGCCTGCCCTATGACCGGGTGAGCCCGACGACCGCCCTGATTGCCCAGCGCATGAGCGGCCTGACGCGGCTTCAGGCGCTGAATGGGAAACCGGCTAAGCCTGTGCTGATCCTCACCACCTCGGCCGCCTTGTCGCAGAAGGTGCCGCCGCGCGATGCCATGGGCGGCAGCCTGTTGTCGCTCAAACCCGGTCAGAGCATCGAAACGCGCGAGCTTGAGGCCTATTTTTCGCGCAACGGCTATAACCGCGTCTCGACCGTTTCCGAACGCGGCGAATTCGCCGTGCGCGGCGGCATTATCGACGTCTTTTCGCCCAGTCAGGACGAGCCGGTGCGGCTCGACTTCTTCGGCGATCAGCTCGAATCCATCCGTACCTTCGATCCGGAAACCCAACGCTCGCTGAAACAGATTGCGGCGATTGACTTCATGGCGGTGAGCGAAATCCTGCTGGACGAACAAAGCATCAGCCGTTTCCGTCAGGGCTATCTGGAAAACTTCGGCGCGCCCGGCGATGACCCGATCTATGCGGCCGTGTCTTCCGGTATCCGCCGGCAAGGCGTCGAAACCCTGCTGCCTCTGTTTTATGAGCGCCTCGACAGCGTGTTCGATTACCTGCCGCCGCAGACCCTGATCCTGCTGGACGGTCTGGCCGAGCAGGCCTTCGGCGAATGGCGCGACTCCGTGCTCGATGCCTATGAGTCGCGCAAAGGGTCGGGCGATGCCCGCGTCATGGCCAAGGGCGCTGTCAAACTGGACAGCGGCTATCGCGCCCTGCCACCCGGTCGCCTCTATCTCGACGACAGCGAATGGCAGAGCGGTCTGCAAAAGGGCCGCGTGCGTCAGTTCGAGACCTTTCAGCGCGATGAGGCTTCGGCCATTGATCTGGGGGCGCGGCCAGGCCGCAGTTTTGCACCGGAACGCCATCAGGATAGCGTCAACCTGTTTACAGCCGTGGCCGACCACGCCAAGACCCTGTCGAAGGCCGGGAAGCGGGTGCTGTTTGCCTCTTGGACCGAAGGCTCGTCCGATCGACTGGGGGCCATGCTCTCCGACCACGGCCTCGACAAGACGCGGCTGGCCAAGGACTATGCTGATGCGCTGAGCTTCGGGGTCGCCGGCACCAAGGCCAAGCCGATCCAGCGCGCCGTTCTGCCGCTTGATCAGGGGTTCGAGACCGAGACTCTGGCGGTTATTTCGGAAACCGATATCTTAGGTGATAGATTAGCCCGCCCGCGTAAGCGTCGGCGTGCCAACAATTTTCTGGCCGAAGCCTCCTCCCTGTCCCAGGGCGATCTGGTCGTGCATATCGAACACGGCATCGGGCGCTATGAGGGCTTGAAAACGCTGAGCGTCAACGACGCGCCGCACGCCTGCCTCGAACTGCAATACGCCGCCGAAGCCAAGCTGTACCTGCCGGTCGAAAATATCGACCTGCTGACGCGCTATGGGGCGGATTCCGACACGGCGCAACTGGATCGTCTGGGCTCGGCAAGCTGGCAGGCGCGCAAAGCGAAGGCCAAAGAAAAGCTGCGTGAGATGGCCGACGGCCTGATCCAGCTCGCGGCGGCGCGTGCCCTTAAGGTGGGTCAGCAGATCGATCCGCCGTCCGGGCTTTATGACGAATTCTGCGCGCAATTCCCCTACGAAGAAACCGAAGACCAGCTCAACGCCATCCACGACGTGCTCGACGACCTGTCGAAGGGGCATCCGATGGATCGTCTCATCTGCGGCGATGTCGGCTTTGGCAAGACCGAGGTGGCCTTGCGCGCGGCTTTTGTGGTGGCCATGTCGGGTCAGCAGGTGGCCATTATCTGCCCGACGACGCTTCTGGCACGCCAGCATTTCAAGACCTTCAGTCAACGCTTTCAGGGCTGGCCGATCCGCGTGCGCCATCTGTCACGCATGGTGACGCGCAAGGAGGCGGACGAGACCCGCGACGGCCTGAAAAACGGCGAAGTCGAGGTGGTGATCGGCACGCACGCCCTGCTGTCCGAGCAGGTGGGGTTCAAAGATCTGGGCCTTGTTATCGTCGATGAGGAGCAGCATTTCGGCGTCAAGCATAAGGAAAAGCTCAAGGCCTTCCGTGCCGACGTGCATATGCTGACCCTGTCGGCGACGCCGATCCCGCGTACCTTGCAGATGGCGCTTTCCGGAATTCGGGAAATGTCCATCATCGCCACGCCCCCGGTGGATCGCCTGGCGGTACGCACCTATGTCCTGCCGTTCGATGCCGTCAGCATACGCGAGGCCCTGCTGCGCGAAAAATATCGCGGCGGACAGGCCTATTATGTGGTGCCGCGCCTGAAAGACCTGCCAGACCTCGAACGCTTCCTGCGTGAGCAGGTGCCGGAGGTGAAGTTCATCGTCGGCCACGGTCAGATGACCCCGACCCAGCTCGAAGAAGTCATGACCGCCTTCTATGATGGTCAGTACGACGTGCTGCTGGCGACCACTATCGTCGAGTCCGGACTGGACGTGCCGACGGCCAATACGCTGATCGTCCACCGCGCCGACATGTTTGGTCTGGCGCAGCTTTATCAGATCCGCGGGCGCGTCGGGCGCTCCAAGACGCGCGCCTTCGCCTATCTGACGACTCAGCCGCACCAGATTTTAAGTGAAGCCTCAGAAAAGCGTCTGAAGGTCTTGCAATCTCTGGATAATCTGGGGGCTGGGTTCCAACTCGCCAGCCATGATCTGGATATCCGCGGCGGCGGCAATTTGCTGGGCAATGAGCAGTCTGGCCATATCCGTGAAATCGGCGTCGAGCTGTATCAGCAGATGCTGGAAGACGCCGTGAATGAGTTGCGCAGCCGTGCCGATGAACCGGCCACGGATCACCGGGGCTGGTCACCCCAGATCAATGCCGGCGCCGCCGTCATGATCCCGGAAGACTATATTCCCGACCTCAATATCCGCCTGTCCCTGTACCGCCGCGTGTCGGAGGCCGAAAAGCGCGAAGATCGCGAAGCGCTGGCTGCCGAACTGATCGACCGCTTCGGACCGATTCCGGAAGAAGCAGAGCAACTGCTGAAGGTGGTCGGCATCAAGGGCCTGTGCCGCGAAGCCAATGTCGCCAAGATTGATGTCGGCCCGAAGGGCGCAGTCATCAGCTTTCGCAATGATCAGTTCAGCAATCCGGTGGGGCTGATTGGCCTCATTCAGGCGCATCCGCAGGATTGCAAGCTGCGTCCGGATCAGAAGCTGCTGGTGCGGGGTGAATGGCCGGAAGCGGCCGGGCGTCTGGCCGCGGCGGAAAAGATCATGACGCGGCTGGCGGCCATAGCCGCAAGCTAA
- a CDS encoding succinate dehydrogenase assembly factor 2, which yields MTDTADDLHQARLRKLWFRASRRGFKEADIILGHFAEEYLPTMTAEQLDVFEALLEAPDQDLYGWIIERDPVPPEHDSEIMNQLNQYYKTAYTKLQQ from the coding sequence ATGACCGACACCGCTGACGATCTCCATCAGGCCCGCCTGCGCAAGCTGTGGTTCCGCGCTTCACGCCGCGGTTTCAAGGAGGCGGACATCATTCTGGGGCATTTCGCCGAAGAATATCTGCCGACCATGACCGCCGAACAGCTCGATGTTTTCGAAGCCCTGCTTGAAGCGCCGGATCAGGATCTCTATGGCTGGATCATCGAGCGCGACCCCGTGCCCCCGGAGCATGATTCCGAAATCATGAACCAGCTCAATCAGTATTATAAGACAGCTTACACAAAGCTTCAGCAATAG
- the recG gene encoding ATP-dependent DNA helicase RecG, whose protein sequence is MRPEILFPYYTSLTGLKGVGPKIAPHLIRHVGSYVRDLLFTLPSQLIFRPVSRIAEARVGQVQTLCVTIGSYQKSAGKGPQRITVFDDSGQMQLTYFHPIRGFEQQHPVGEARWISGKVESFGSSLQMNHPDYVVPMDKQDTIPLFETVYPATAAVSPRLMRRFIEAALHRVPDLPEWLDTETLGRLKISGFSDALRAAHAPVSEADLLPEAPARKRLAYDEALAHQLAMKARKQHRQATPALIIDRHLWADKALSTLPFALTRAQTRALNDIRGDLRSGERMNRLIQGDVGSGKTLVALMAMIDVAEAGHQSVMMAPTEILARQHYEKSLSILSDMGISAVLMTGRDKGKEREAKRAGVASGETTMIFGTHAVFQEGVAFKGLQFCVIDEQHRFGVGQRQRLFLKGESVHYLSMSATPIPRTLALTQYGESDLSVLDEKPAGRQPIHTAVIPRARLSEVFDRLKSAIAAGSQAYWICPLVEESAESDLIAVEARHESLQEALGREVGLVHGRMPSAEKEDVVARFASGELPLLCATTVVEVGIDVPNASIIIIEQAERFGLAQLHQLRGRVGRGSAKSACILLYDMPLGQAAKARLELLRTTEDGFEIAEMDWKLRGEGDLLGARQSGFPAYRFVDPVAHADLIATASRDAQYILQHEAQFPPQRRQALEVLRHLFDWRPNAADKVD, encoded by the coding sequence ATGCGTCCGGAAATTTTGTTCCCCTATTACACGTCTTTGACCGGCCTGAAAGGGGTCGGGCCGAAAATTGCGCCGCACCTGATCCGCCATGTCGGGTCCTATGTGCGCGACCTGCTGTTTACCCTGCCCAGCCAGTTGATTTTTCGGCCCGTCAGTCGCATCGCCGAGGCCCGCGTGGGGCAGGTTCAGACCCTGTGCGTGACCATCGGCAGTTATCAGAAAAGCGCCGGTAAAGGACCACAGCGCATCACCGTCTTCGATGACAGCGGGCAGATGCAACTGACCTATTTTCATCCAATCCGGGGCTTCGAACAGCAACATCCGGTCGGCGAAGCCCGCTGGATCAGCGGCAAGGTCGAAAGTTTCGGTTCGTCGCTTCAAATGAACCATCCGGACTATGTGGTGCCCATGGACAAACAGGACACCATCCCTTTGTTTGAAACCGTCTATCCGGCGACAGCGGCGGTTTCGCCTCGGCTGATGCGGCGTTTTATCGAAGCGGCCCTGCACAGGGTGCCCGACCTGCCGGAGTGGCTGGATACTGAGACGCTGGGGCGACTGAAAATTTCCGGTTTTTCGGATGCGTTGCGCGCGGCCCACGCACCCGTGAGCGAAGCCGACCTTCTGCCTGAAGCTCCGGCGCGCAAGCGGCTGGCCTATGATGAGGCGCTGGCCCATCAACTGGCCATGAAGGCGCGCAAACAGCACCGTCAGGCGACCCCGGCGCTGATCATCGACCGTCACCTATGGGCCGATAAGGCTTTGTCGACCCTGCCCTTCGCCCTCACGCGGGCGCAGACACGTGCCCTGAACGATATTCGCGGTGACCTGCGCTCCGGCGAACGCATGAACCGCCTCATTCAGGGCGATGTCGGGTCGGGCAAGACTCTGGTGGCCCTGATGGCCATGATCGACGTCGCCGAAGCCGGGCATCAGAGCGTCATGATGGCCCCGACCGAAATTCTGGCGCGTCAACATTACGAGAAATCGCTGTCCATCCTGAGCGACATGGGTATTTCTGCCGTGCTGATGACGGGGCGCGACAAGGGTAAGGAGCGCGAAGCCAAACGCGCCGGCGTAGCGTCAGGTGAAACGACAATGATCTTCGGCACCCATGCGGTGTTTCAGGAAGGCGTGGCGTTCAAAGGTCTGCAATTCTGCGTTATCGACGAACAACATCGCTTCGGCGTGGGACAGCGGCAACGTCTGTTCCTGAAGGGCGAAAGCGTCCACTACCTGTCCATGTCAGCAACGCCCATTCCGCGCACGCTGGCGCTCACCCAATATGGCGAGTCTGACCTCAGTGTGCTCGATGAAAAGCCAGCCGGCCGGCAACCCATCCACACAGCGGTCATCCCGCGAGCCCGTCTGTCCGAGGTGTTCGATCGGCTGAAATCGGCCATAGCCGCCGGCTCGCAAGCCTACTGGATCTGCCCGCTGGTCGAAGAAAGCGCCGAGTCCGACCTTATCGCAGTCGAAGCCCGTCACGAGTCGCTCCAGGAAGCTCTGGGGCGTGAGGTCGGGCTGGTGCATGGGCGAATGCCGTCGGCCGAAAAGGAAGACGTCGTGGCGCGCTTTGCCTCCGGCGAGCTGCCGCTGTTGTGCGCGACAACCGTGGTCGAAGTCGGCATCGACGTGCCCAATGCCTCGATCATCATTATCGAACAGGCCGAACGCTTCGGTCTGGCGCAACTGCATCAGTTGCGGGGTCGGGTCGGGCGGGGTTCGGCGAAAAGTGCCTGCATCCTGCTCTATGACATGCCACTGGGACAGGCGGCCAAGGCGCGACTGGAACTGCTGCGCACGACGGAAGACGGATTTGAGATCGCCGAAATGGACTGGAAACTGCGTGGTGAAGGCGATTTGCTGGGGGCGCGGCAGTCAGGTTTCCCCGCCTATCGCTTTGTTGATCCGGTGGCGCACGCCGACCTGATCGCTACGGCGTCGCGGGACGCGCAGTATATTCTTCAGCACGAAGCGCAATTCCCGCCCCAGCGCCGGCAGGCTCTGGAAGTCCTGCGCCACCTGTTCGACTGGCGACCTAATGCAGCGGACAAGGTGGATTAA
- a CDS encoding DUF3089 domain-containing protein, with amino-acid sequence MSDKPQLPLAHRRLLIAGFSLLGGLFVVMVGTLWGDDIMRHNLDPKVPFQTYVPPAAPDYRKVSGWYLNPALNGLEVRRNRNPQKVDIFFIHGTTFNGGKDWVGPIDDPTASAEVIRNQLPNYAGPFNAVGYVYAPRYRQASLYSQLTQREDAREARQFAYGDVEAAFDAFLAQRRNGSGFIIVGLEQGAFLGQRLLKERILTDEALKSALVAVYFLEALTPADDFQAGQAVPACQQRTQYGCVVAYLSVDNGRPDRALQAQRRAMDWSPTSIMEPLDGKALCVNPLTGAVTDKEVEARHSLGAANATGLEWGTTPALMPRKVSARCRGDILYVSRPSGPSFDIDGSWADSKKVRPYNLFYADLQADSQARWLAWRGSRRD; translated from the coding sequence ATGTCCGATAAGCCCCAGCTTCCCCTTGCCCATAGACGCCTGCTGATCGCCGGCTTCTCCCTGCTGGGAGGGCTGTTTGTGGTCATGGTCGGGACGCTGTGGGGTGACGACATTATGCGTCACAATCTCGACCCCAAGGTGCCGTTTCAAACCTATGTGCCGCCGGCTGCCCCTGATTATCGCAAGGTGAGCGGCTGGTATCTTAATCCGGCGCTCAACGGGTTGGAGGTACGTCGCAACCGCAATCCTCAAAAAGTCGATATCTTCTTCATCCACGGCACGACCTTCAATGGCGGTAAGGACTGGGTGGGACCGATTGATGATCCCACGGCCAGCGCCGAGGTGATACGCAATCAACTCCCTAACTATGCCGGACCGTTCAATGCGGTCGGCTATGTCTATGCGCCGCGCTATCGTCAGGCCAGCCTCTACAGCCAACTGACGCAACGCGAAGATGCGCGTGAGGCCCGGCAATTTGCCTATGGGGATGTTGAGGCCGCCTTTGACGCCTTTCTGGCCCAGCGCCGTAACGGCAGCGGCTTTATCATTGTGGGGCTGGAGCAGGGGGCGTTCCTGGGGCAGCGGCTGCTGAAAGAGCGCATCTTGACCGATGAGGCGCTAAAGTCGGCGCTGGTCGCTGTCTATTTTCTCGAAGCCCTGACTCCTGCCGATGATTTTCAAGCGGGGCAAGCGGTCCCGGCCTGTCAGCAGCGTACCCAATATGGCTGCGTCGTTGCTTATCTGAGCGTCGATAATGGCCGTCCTGACCGCGCCTTGCAGGCGCAGCGCCGGGCCATGGACTGGAGCCCGACCAGTATTATGGAGCCGCTGGACGGTAAGGCCCTGTGCGTCAATCCGCTGACAGGAGCCGTGACGGACAAGGAGGTCGAGGCGCGTCACAGTCTGGGTGCCGCCAATGCGACGGGGCTGGAATGGGGGACGACACCGGCCCTAATGCCGCGCAAGGTCAGTGCGCGCTGCCGCGGCGATATCCTCTATGTGTCGCGGCCGTCGGGTCCGTCTTTCGATATTGACGGGTCATGGGCGGATAGTAAAAAAGTACGTCCCTACAATCTGTTTTATGCCGATCTTCAAGCGGATTCTCAGGCGCGGTGGCTCGCCTGGCGCGGGTCCCGCCGGGATTAA
- a CDS encoding lysophospholipid acyltransferase family protein, with product MSSAKPSFWQDMAWRFEALMYDLFVGVVRALPVDTASDMGAWLLKAIGPITPTQKLVRQNLDLAFPDKDEAWKANVARAQWDNLGRTFAEFAIMDRIRIANGRVEVVNMERLKAIAESQTPVVFISGHFANWEIMPSTIVDAGVDCQMTYRAANNPYVDERIKAGRMRYGVRLFAPKGGDGAKELLIAMAKGESVALMNDQKFNRGVATPFFGRSADTAPGPTRLAMRFGTVLQPMTVERLHKARFRVIVHEPIEVDDTGHKAADIDSTVAKVSAFIEEVVRARPEEWFWVHKRWPNDAYKPGTPKAP from the coding sequence ATGTCTTCTGCAAAACCTTCCTTCTGGCAAGATATGGCCTGGCGCTTCGAGGCGCTGATGTACGACCTGTTCGTCGGCGTCGTGCGCGCCTTGCCGGTCGATACGGCGTCGGATATGGGGGCGTGGCTGCTGAAGGCCATAGGGCCCATCACCCCGACCCAGAAGCTGGTGCGTCAGAACCTCGACCTCGCCTTTCCGGACAAGGACGAGGCGTGGAAGGCGAACGTCGCCCGCGCGCAGTGGGACAATCTGGGGCGCACCTTTGCCGAATTCGCCATTATGGACCGCATCCGCATCGCCAACGGGCGCGTTGAGGTGGTCAATATGGAGCGGCTGAAGGCCATAGCCGAGAGTCAGACCCCTGTGGTCTTCATCTCCGGGCATTTTGCCAACTGGGAGATTATGCCCTCGACCATCGTCGATGCGGGGGTTGACTGTCAGATGACCTATCGCGCCGCCAATAACCCGTATGTCGATGAGCGTATCAAGGCCGGACGGATGCGTTACGGGGTGCGTCTGTTTGCGCCGAAGGGTGGCGACGGGGCGAAGGAATTGCTGATCGCCATGGCCAAGGGCGAATCGGTCGCGCTGATGAACGATCAGAAGTTCAATCGCGGCGTCGCCACCCCCTTTTTCGGGCGCAGCGCCGATACGGCGCCCGGCCCGACGCGGCTGGCTATGCGCTTTGGCACGGTCTTGCAGCCGATGACGGTCGAGCGTCTGCACAAGGCGCGCTTCCGTGTGATCGTTCATGAGCCGATTGAGGTGGATGATACCGGCCATAAGGCCGCTGATATCGACAGCACCGTGGCCAAGGTTTCGGCCTTTATCGAAGAGGTGGTGCGTGCGCGGCCGGAAGAATGGTTCTGGGTGCATAAACGCTGGCCCAATGACGCCTATAAGCCCGGTACGCCCAAAGCCCCTTAA